One genomic region from Quercus robur chromosome 4, dhQueRobu3.1, whole genome shotgun sequence encodes:
- the LOC126722869 gene encoding protein GLUTELIN PRECURSOR ACCUMULATION 3-like isoform X2 — protein MSWSPILLLLFGAHGTGGWLIYYDIYYNDCIVLDRVYAQWKRLLAGNEPPAARAYHSMTSIGSRHLLIGGFDGKSTFGNLWWLVPEDFHLDNF, from the exons ATGTCGTGGTCTCCGAtattg CTTTTGTTATTTGGAGCGCATGGGACTGGTGGTTGGTTGATTTATTATGACATTTATTACAATGACTGCATTGTTTTAGATCGGG TGTATGCACAATGGAAGCGCTTACTGGCTGGCAACGAGCCCCCTGCTGCTCGGGCATACCactctatgacatctattgGTTCACGTCATCTATTAATTGGTGGGTTTGATGGCAAATCAACCTTTGGTAATCTGTGGTGGTTGGTCCCAGAAG attTTCACTTGGATAATTTCTAA
- the LOC126722869 gene encoding protein GLUTELIN PRECURSOR ACCUMULATION 3-like isoform X1 codes for MLRHLQQDSSLYILLLLLFGAHGTGGWLIYYDIYYNDCIVLDRVYAQWKRLLAGNEPPAARAYHSMTSIGSRHLLIGGFDGKSTFGNLWWLVPEDFHLDNF; via the exons ATGTTACGACATCTTCAGCAGGACAGCAGCCTTTATATTCTCCTT CTTTTGTTATTTGGAGCGCATGGGACTGGTGGTTGGTTGATTTATTATGACATTTATTACAATGACTGCATTGTTTTAGATCGGG TGTATGCACAATGGAAGCGCTTACTGGCTGGCAACGAGCCCCCTGCTGCTCGGGCATACCactctatgacatctattgGTTCACGTCATCTATTAATTGGTGGGTTTGATGGCAAATCAACCTTTGGTAATCTGTGGTGGTTGGTCCCAGAAG attTTCACTTGGATAATTTCTAA